One region of Anas acuta chromosome Z, bAnaAcu1.1, whole genome shotgun sequence genomic DNA includes:
- the RFESD gene encoding Rieske domain-containing protein isoform X3 yields MLDLIILSIHFFICFLISVVIWCGSKDVVLRSSSKGTVEAEPDGLVLVGKEDDIKNSQRITAKVNGREVVVFYHEGKFHALDSRCYHEGGPLNLGEIEDIDGQPCIVCPWHKYVITLETGEGLYEGINPLEPSPTPRWQSKGVKQRIHKVTVNNGNVYNDLGWKRPSRSSSPTIHLAY; encoded by the exons ATGTTGGACCTCATTATTCTGAGCATTCATTTCTTCATCTGCTTTCTCATCTCTGTTGTAATCTGGTGTGGATCTAAG gATGTGGTTTTGCGCAGCTCAAGCAAAGGAACAGTTGAAGCAGAGCCGGATGGTCTTGTACTAGTTGGAAAAGAAGACGACATAAAAAACTCCCAAAGAATAACTGCCAAAGTCAATGGCAGAGAAGTTGTTGTTTTCTACCATGAAGGGAAATTTCATGCTTTGGACTCTCGCTGCTACC ATGAAGGAGGCCCTTTAAATCTTGGAGAAATAGAG gaTATTGATGGTCAACCATGTATTGTTTGTCCTTGGCATAAGTACGTAATTACTTTGGAAACAGGAGAAGGATTATATGAAGGAATAAACCCTTTGGAGCCATCACCAACACCTCGGTGGCAGTCAAAAGGAGTAAAACAAAGGATTCACAAAGTTACAGTAAACAATGGCAACGTTTAT AACGATCTAGGCTGGAAAaggccttcaagatcatcaagtccgaCCATCCACCTGGCCTACTGA
- the RFESD gene encoding Rieske domain-containing protein isoform X2: protein MLDLIILSIHFFICFLISVVIWCGSKDVVLRSSSKGTVEAEPDGLVLVGKEDDIKNSQRITAKVNGREVVVFYHEGKFHALDSRCYHEGGPLNLGEIEDIDGQPCIVCPWHKYVITLETGEGLYEGINPLEPSPTPRWQSKGVKQRIHKVTVNNGNVYLQFGPEKEEQCSGCLPLAWLYVPHCS from the exons ATGTTGGACCTCATTATTCTGAGCATTCATTTCTTCATCTGCTTTCTCATCTCTGTTGTAATCTGGTGTGGATCTAAG gATGTGGTTTTGCGCAGCTCAAGCAAAGGAACAGTTGAAGCAGAGCCGGATGGTCTTGTACTAGTTGGAAAAGAAGACGACATAAAAAACTCCCAAAGAATAACTGCCAAAGTCAATGGCAGAGAAGTTGTTGTTTTCTACCATGAAGGGAAATTTCATGCTTTGGACTCTCGCTGCTACC ATGAAGGAGGCCCTTTAAATCTTGGAGAAATAGAG gaTATTGATGGTCAACCATGTATTGTTTGTCCTTGGCATAAGTACGTAATTACTTTGGAAACAGGAGAAGGATTATATGAAGGAATAAACCCTTTGGAGCCATCACCAACACCTCGGTGGCAGTCAAAAGGAGTAAAACAAAGGATTCACAAAGTTACAGTAAACAATGGCAACGTTTAT CTGCAGTTTGGCCCAGAAAAGGAGGAGCAGTGCAGTGGTTGCCTTCCCCTGGCCTGGTTGTATGTCCCACACTGTTCCTAG
- the RFESD gene encoding Rieske domain-containing protein isoform X1, producing MLDLIILSIHFFICFLISVVIWCGSKDVVLRSSSKGTVEAEPDGLVLVGKEDDIKNSQRITAKVNGREVVVFYHEGKFHALDSRCYHEGGPLNLGEIEDIDGQPCIVCPWHKYVITLETGEGLYEGINPLEPSPTPRWQSKGVKQRIHKVTVNNGNVYVSPPDLSVSFDSDYFADKYKNNGDLALKKKSNSQAAE from the exons ATGTTGGACCTCATTATTCTGAGCATTCATTTCTTCATCTGCTTTCTCATCTCTGTTGTAATCTGGTGTGGATCTAAG gATGTGGTTTTGCGCAGCTCAAGCAAAGGAACAGTTGAAGCAGAGCCGGATGGTCTTGTACTAGTTGGAAAAGAAGACGACATAAAAAACTCCCAAAGAATAACTGCCAAAGTCAATGGCAGAGAAGTTGTTGTTTTCTACCATGAAGGGAAATTTCATGCTTTGGACTCTCGCTGCTACC ATGAAGGAGGCCCTTTAAATCTTGGAGAAATAGAG gaTATTGATGGTCAACCATGTATTGTTTGTCCTTGGCATAAGTACGTAATTACTTTGGAAACAGGAGAAGGATTATATGAAGGAATAAACCCTTTGGAGCCATCACCAACACCTCGGTGGCAGTCAAAAGGAGTAAAACAAAGGATTCACAAAGTTACAGTAAACAATGGCAACGTTTATGTGAGTCCTCCAGATTTGTCTGTAAGCTTTGACTCTGATTATTTTGctgacaaatacaaaaataatggtgatttagctttgaaaaaaaaaagcaactcacAGGCAGCAGAATAA